One Phycisphaerae bacterium RAS2 DNA window includes the following coding sequences:
- the rsfS gene encoding Ribosomal silencing factor RsfS produces the protein MAKRVPRSARSPAAKPARAPRVTKIIPDSTRPRPKPTRPTDKARAFAVACAKLLAQNHCEDITALDLVGVSPICDYFVIATGTSDRQLRAVADHLTDLGKASGDKPFGVAGYDEGAWIIVDYVDVVIHLFDADKRAYYDLDSLWGDRPKVDWA, from the coding sequence ATGGCCAAACGTGTCCCACGATCCGCCCGCTCCCCCGCTGCCAAGCCCGCTCGCGCGCCGCGCGTGACAAAGATCATCCCCGATTCCACGCGCCCGCGGCCCAAGCCGACTCGCCCCACCGATAAGGCCCGCGCGTTCGCCGTCGCCTGCGCGAAGCTGCTCGCCCAGAATCACTGCGAGGACATCACCGCACTCGACCTCGTCGGCGTCAGCCCGATCTGCGATTACTTTGTCATCGCCACCGGAACCAGCGACCGCCAGCTTCGGGCCGTGGCGGATCACCTGACCGACCTCGGCAAGGCATCGGGTGACAAGCCCTTCGGCGTCGCCGGTTACGACGAAGGCGCGTGGATCATCGTTGACTACGTCGACGTGGTCATTCATTTGTTCGACGCGGACAAGCGAGCCTATTACGATCTCGATTCGCTCTGGGGCGATCGACCGAAAGTGGACTGGGCCTGA
- the hppA gene encoding Putative K(+)-stimulated pyrophosphate-energized sodium pump, whose product MSTQRRIFTILAACPAAILAFTAAALGQDGTTASTAAASAPTGLDGIPSIWWIALASSFVGLMFAVKFYYEIMSKSEGDDNMKLIAGFVRDGAYAYLWRQYKVVAWVFVALSLVLSYLAYGLGVQHKIVPFAFLTGGFFSGLCGFFGMKTATNASHRTAAGARESLNQGLVVAFRAGSVMGLVVVGFALLDVTGWFIALRLWGGDMSLTTITVVMLTFGMGASTQALFARVGGGIYTKAADVGADLVGKVEAGIPEDDSRNPATIADNVGDNVGDVAGMGADLYESYAGSILATAALGVAAAVSMFGDDTSAVGFDAGMRLVATPMVLAGVGILLSIVGIYMVKTKENANLGELMAALNRGIWGSSAFILIAALGVCYYLLGPSFPKVPDGGTGPSWLGIWGSIASGLIAGVIIGKATEIYTSYDFKPTQELAAQAITGPATIIIGGIAEGMKSTWASLFTVIVAILVAFVSAGGATEYMLGLYGVGIAAVGMLATLGITLATDAYGPIADNAGGNAEMTHQQPQVRQRTDALDSLGNTTAATGKGFAIGSAALTALALLAAYIDEVRIGMLHEAETYVQRSILDGSPDKSAAVAPVYIGYGKFALKEAGDPKKLSSYGALMCPEFKEIKLMESKGLLKKGQRFTAAEYVDGKREDNYEGTLNLGQHHLKVVRVRRASMDQFMSFYNITLMNPRVLCGLFAGVLLTFLFCALTMKAVGRAANQMMLECRRQFALMRSYLKGQGHDDAYIRNPDNWPRTPVSFQGGQIPDYASCVAISTAGAQKEMVFPSLLAIIAPVLVGLVFGVAGVMGLLAGGLVSGFAVAVFMANSGGAWDNAKKYIETFGKISAGAFKKDPKVRESVPAAIREAIAARAESAESDDEIIYGKGSSDHKAGVVGDTVGDPFKDTSGPSLNILIKLMSMVSVVFAGLVVAYGPRIGELLKLGQ is encoded by the coding sequence TTGAGTACGCAACGACGAATCTTCACAATTCTCGCGGCCTGTCCTGCCGCGATCCTCGCCTTCACCGCCGCCGCGCTGGGGCAGGATGGCACGACCGCTTCAACCGCCGCCGCTTCTGCGCCGACCGGGCTGGACGGCATTCCGTCCATCTGGTGGATCGCACTCGCCAGCAGCTTTGTCGGATTGATGTTCGCGGTGAAATTCTACTACGAAATCATGAGCAAGAGCGAAGGCGATGACAACATGAAGCTCATCGCGGGCTTCGTCCGTGACGGCGCATATGCCTATCTCTGGCGGCAATACAAAGTAGTTGCCTGGGTATTTGTTGCCTTGAGCCTTGTGCTGTCTTATCTCGCCTACGGCCTCGGCGTGCAGCACAAGATCGTTCCATTCGCCTTCCTTACCGGCGGGTTTTTCTCCGGCCTGTGCGGTTTCTTCGGTATGAAGACCGCGACCAACGCTTCGCACCGCACGGCTGCGGGTGCTCGTGAGAGCCTGAATCAGGGCCTGGTTGTCGCCTTCCGCGCGGGCTCGGTCATGGGCCTCGTTGTGGTCGGTTTCGCCTTGCTGGACGTCACCGGCTGGTTCATCGCCCTGCGGCTCTGGGGCGGCGACATGAGCCTGACGACCATTACCGTCGTCATGCTGACCTTCGGCATGGGTGCTTCGACACAGGCGCTCTTCGCCCGCGTCGGCGGAGGTATTTACACCAAGGCGGCTGACGTCGGCGCAGACCTCGTAGGCAAAGTCGAAGCCGGCATCCCCGAAGACGACTCGCGCAATCCCGCCACCATCGCCGACAACGTCGGCGACAACGTCGGTGACGTGGCAGGTATGGGCGCCGATCTTTACGAATCGTATGCCGGTTCGATTCTCGCGACGGCCGCCCTGGGCGTCGCCGCGGCGGTCTCGATGTTCGGCGACGATACCTCCGCCGTCGGCTTCGACGCCGGCATGCGACTTGTCGCGACACCGATGGTGCTGGCTGGCGTCGGCATCCTGCTGTCGATCGTCGGCATCTACATGGTCAAGACCAAAGAAAACGCCAACCTCGGCGAACTCATGGCCGCCCTCAACCGCGGCATCTGGGGAAGCAGCGCATTCATCCTCATCGCCGCCCTGGGCGTGTGTTACTACCTGCTTGGTCCGAGCTTCCCGAAAGTTCCCGACGGCGGAACCGGCCCATCGTGGCTGGGCATCTGGGGCAGCATCGCCTCCGGCCTCATCGCCGGCGTCATCATCGGCAAGGCCACTGAAATCTATACAAGCTACGATTTCAAGCCCACCCAGGAACTCGCCGCCCAGGCGATCACCGGCCCGGCCACGATCATCATCGGCGGCATCGCCGAAGGCATGAAGAGCACATGGGCCAGCCTCTTCACCGTCATCGTCGCGATTCTCGTCGCATTCGTCTCGGCTGGCGGTGCCACGGAATACATGCTCGGACTCTACGGCGTCGGCATCGCCGCCGTCGGCATGCTCGCCACCCTCGGCATCACGCTCGCCACCGACGCATACGGCCCCATCGCCGACAACGCCGGTGGTAACGCCGAAATGACTCATCAGCAGCCGCAAGTCCGCCAGCGGACCGACGCACTCGACTCGCTCGGCAACACCACCGCCGCCACCGGCAAAGGTTTTGCCATCGGTTCGGCCGCGCTGACCGCCCTCGCGCTCCTCGCCGCATACATCGATGAGGTGCGCATCGGCATGCTGCACGAAGCCGAGACATACGTTCAACGGTCCATTCTGGACGGCAGCCCCGACAAGAGCGCCGCCGTTGCGCCCGTGTACATTGGGTACGGCAAGTTTGCGCTCAAAGAGGCCGGCGACCCGAAGAAGCTGTCGAGCTACGGCGCGCTGATGTGCCCGGAGTTCAAGGAAATCAAGCTGATGGAATCGAAGGGCCTGCTCAAGAAAGGCCAGCGCTTCACCGCCGCGGAATACGTCGATGGCAAGCGTGAAGACAATTACGAAGGGACTCTCAACCTCGGCCAGCATCACCTCAAAGTCGTCCGAGTCCGACGGGCCTCGATGGACCAGTTCATGAGCTTTTACAACATCACGCTGATGAACCCGCGCGTCTTGTGCGGCCTCTTCGCCGGCGTGCTGCTCACCTTCCTCTTCTGCGCCCTCACGATGAAGGCCGTCGGCCGCGCCGCCAACCAGATGATGCTCGAGTGTCGCCGGCAATTCGCGCTGATGCGGTCCTACCTCAAGGGTCAGGGTCACGACGACGCCTACATCCGCAACCCGGACAATTGGCCGCGGACGCCCGTCAGCTTCCAGGGCGGGCAGATTCCCGACTACGCGAGCTGCGTCGCCATCAGCACGGCCGGCGCCCAAAAAGAAATGGTCTTCCCCTCCTTGCTGGCGATCATCGCGCCGGTACTTGTGGGCCTGGTCTTCGGCGTGGCGGGGGTGATGGGCTTGCTTGCAGGCGGCTTGGTCAGCGGATTCGCCGTTGCAGTGTTCATGGCGAACTCCGGCGGCGCTTGGGACAACGCCAAGAAGTACATTGAAACCTTCGGCAAGATCTCGGCCGGCGCCTTCAAGAAGGACCCGAAGGTTCGCGAAAGCGTTCCGGCGGCCATTCGCGAAGCCATCGCCGCTCGTGCCGAGAGTGCCGAGTCCGACGATGAGATCATCTACGGCAAGGGTTCATCGGATCACAAGGCCGGCGTCGTCGGTGACACGGTCGGCGATCCATTCAAGGACACGTCCGGTCCGTCGCTCAACATTCTCATCAAGCTGATGAGCATGGTCAGCGTCGTGTTTGCGGGACTCGTCGTGGCGTACGGTCCGCGCATCGGCGAATTGCTCAAGCTCGGCCAATGA
- a CDS encoding aminoalkylphosphonic acid N-acetyltransferase encodes MGRSKLLLEYGGGTILEAVLDAVFDSPLDGAVIVTTPEIEELLRDSVPADVAVAVNHDAGSDIITSVKLGLSKAKTRYHLNDEDGIVVLLGDMPEITSATVSMCVEMYRMAKQPRILVATYHGVRSYPVILPFSRMLEVFYWERPRALEDLWERPGAEIRELPIGMVPRPIDVDTPEDYERLGAIHAASPARPSVPPQLRLATYDDAPGRAAALAASGGEPLPEHTTATDLPGEKRVFEARRDDEIAACWPVMAELRPHITAVEFLERVRRQEESGFRLAALEVDGRVVSAAGFRLSENLAWGRHLYVDDLVTAAAARSKGYGEALFNWLLEEARRNDCDALHLDSGVQRFAAHRFYLAMRMDITSHHFAIKLK; translated from the coding sequence ATGGGCCGGTCGAAGCTGTTGCTCGAATATGGCGGCGGCACGATTCTCGAAGCCGTTCTGGACGCGGTGTTTGACTCGCCGCTCGACGGCGCCGTGATCGTGACGACGCCCGAGATCGAAGAGCTTCTGCGAGACTCGGTGCCCGCGGACGTGGCTGTCGCGGTGAACCACGACGCCGGCAGCGACATCATCACCTCCGTCAAACTGGGCCTTTCCAAGGCCAAAACGCGTTATCACTTGAACGACGAGGACGGCATCGTCGTGCTGCTCGGCGACATGCCGGAGATCACGTCGGCAACGGTTTCGATGTGCGTCGAGATGTATCGGATGGCCAAGCAGCCCCGAATACTCGTCGCGACTTATCACGGCGTGCGCAGTTACCCGGTGATCCTTCCGTTCTCGCGCATGCTGGAAGTGTTTTACTGGGAGCGGCCGCGCGCGCTGGAGGATTTGTGGGAGCGGCCGGGGGCGGAGATTCGCGAGTTGCCGATCGGCATGGTTCCGCGGCCGATCGATGTGGACACGCCGGAGGACTACGAGCGGTTGGGTGCCATTCATGCGGCATCGCCCGCCCGGCCGTCGGTGCCGCCTCAACTCCGATTGGCCACGTACGACGATGCACCAGGTCGCGCGGCCGCCCTGGCTGCCTCCGGCGGCGAACCGTTGCCGGAGCACACGACGGCGACCGACTTGCCGGGCGAAAAGCGCGTATTCGAAGCGCGTCGCGACGATGAGATCGCAGCGTGCTGGCCGGTGATGGCGGAGCTTCGACCGCACATCACGGCTGTGGAGTTTTTAGAGCGCGTGCGTCGGCAGGAGGAGAGCGGGTTTCGACTCGCGGCGCTGGAAGTCGATGGCCGCGTAGTAAGTGCCGCAGGATTTCGGTTGAGCGAAAACCTGGCATGGGGTCGGCATTTGTATGTGGACGATCTCGTGACGGCGGCGGCGGCGCGGTCCAAGGGCTATGGCGAGGCGTTGTTCAACTGGCTACTGGAGGAGGCCCGGCGAAACGACTGCGACGCGCTGCATCTGGACAGCGGCGTTCAGCGATTCGCGGCGCACCGGTTCTATCTCGCGATGCGCATGGACATTACGTCGCACCATTTCGCGATCAAGCTCAAATGA